One window of Bacteroides sp. AN502(2024) genomic DNA carries:
- a CDS encoding EamA family transporter has protein sequence MWLLLAFLSATLLGFYDVFKKKSLKDNAVLPVLFLNTFFSSLIFLPFILISVYQPGLLGGTIFHVPVAGWEQHKYIIIKSSIVLSSWIFGYFGMKHLPITIVGPINATRPVMVLVGAMVVFGERLNLYQWIGVMLAIASFFMLSRSGKKEGIDFKHNKWIFFIVLAAITGAVSGLYDKYLMKFLNPMLVQSWYNVYQVFIMCPILLLLWWPKRKSTTPFRWDWTIILISIFLSAADFVYFYALSYDDSMISIVSMVRRGSVVVSFTFGALFFREKNLKSKAIDLILVLIGMIFLYLGSKS, from the coding sequence ATGTGGTTATTATTAGCATTTCTCTCGGCTACTTTGCTGGGCTTTTATGATGTATTCAAGAAGAAATCGTTGAAAGATAATGCAGTACTTCCTGTCTTGTTTCTAAATACATTTTTTTCCAGCCTTATCTTTCTGCCGTTTATCCTGATATCCGTTTATCAACCGGGTCTGTTGGGAGGAACGATATTCCATGTTCCCGTTGCCGGTTGGGAACAGCATAAGTATATTATCATCAAGTCGTCCATCGTATTGTCTTCGTGGATATTCGGATATTTTGGAATGAAACATTTACCTATAACCATAGTGGGACCTATCAATGCCACCCGTCCGGTGATGGTACTCGTGGGAGCTATGGTGGTATTCGGTGAACGATTGAATCTCTATCAATGGATTGGTGTGATGCTGGCCATTGCCTCTTTTTTCATGTTGAGCCGTTCGGGAAAAAAAGAAGGAATTGATTTTAAACACAACAAATGGATCTTTTTTATTGTATTGGCTGCCATTACAGGTGCTGTCAGCGGATTGTATGATAAGTATCTGATGAAATTCCTGAATCCGATGTTGGTGCAATCTTGGTATAATGTTTATCAGGTGTTTATCATGTGTCCTATCCTGCTGTTGCTTTGGTGGCCTAAGAGAAAGTCCACTACTCCGTTCCGCTGGGATTGGACGATTATTTTGATTTCCATTTTCCTTTCGGCTGCCGATTTCGTTTACTTTTACGCATTAAGTTATGACGATTCGATGATTTCTATCGTTTCGATGGTTCGACGGGGAAGCGTAGTTGTTTCTTTCACTTTCGGTGCGCTTTTCTTCCGTGAAAAGAATTTAAAAAGCAAAGCGATTGACCTTATACTGGTGTTAATCGGAATGATATTCTTATATTTGGGGTCTAAAAGTTAA
- a CDS encoding DUF3256 family protein, producing MKINKLVIITFFSAVGLFVSTALQAQEAKTLFVNMPDSLSPLLTKVNREDCIDFLASKMRAQVENRFGKKSEMTDLGKDYIRMQMSAQSTWQMKVLALNDSTNVICTVSTACAPACDSSIRFYTDDWKPLPESRFITLPVMADFLNTPDSTAIYAFDEACRSADILLMKADFNRENTELTITLATPDYMSKEAAEKLKQFLRRPIVYQWKNGVFVR from the coding sequence ATGAAAATAAATAAACTTGTTATCATTACATTCTTCTCTGCTGTCGGACTTTTTGTTTCGACTGCTCTTCAGGCACAAGAGGCCAAAACGTTGTTTGTGAATATGCCGGATTCTCTAAGCCCATTACTTACGAAAGTGAACCGTGAAGATTGCATTGATTTTCTGGCAAGTAAGATGAGAGCGCAAGTAGAAAACCGTTTCGGCAAGAAGTCGGAAATGACTGATCTTGGGAAAGATTATATCCGTATGCAGATGTCGGCCCAATCGACCTGGCAGATGAAAGTGTTGGCGTTGAACGATTCAACGAACGTGATCTGCACCGTCTCTACCGCTTGTGCTCCTGCCTGTGATAGCAGCATCCGTTTCTATACAGACGACTGGAAACCACTCCCCGAGTCGCGGTTTATTACTTTACCTGTAATGGCTGATTTTCTGAATACGCCCGATTCGACAGCCATTTATGCATTTGACGAAGCATGTCGTTCGGCAGATATACTCTTGATGAAAGCCGATTTTAACAGAGAAAATACCGAACTGACTATTACACTTGCCACTCCCGACTATATGTCAAAAGAAGCGGCAGAAAAACTGAAACAGTTTCTCCGCCGCCCTATTGTTTATCAGTGGAAGAATGGAGTTTTTGTTAGATAA
- a CDS encoding phosphotransferase enzyme family protein — MKDLSNIVAKFKVQGTVEAIKPLGAGLINDTYKVSTKEADTPDYVLQRINHAIFQNVEMLQSNIAAVTGHIRKKLTEAGESDIDRKVLSFLKTEEGKTYWFDGENYWRMMVFIPRAKTYETVNPEYSNYAGEAFGNFQAMLADIPETLGETIPDFHNMEFRLKQLRDAVAADAVGRVAEVQYFLDEIEKRADEMCKAERLYREGKLPKRVCHCDTKVNNMMFDEDGKVLCVIDLDTVMPSFIFSDYGDFLRTGANTGDEDDKDLDRVNFNMEIFKAFTKGYLKGAKSFLTPIEIENLPYAAALFPYMQCVRFLADYINGDTYYKIKYPEHNLVRTKAQFKLLQSVEAHTPEMTAFINECLNK, encoded by the coding sequence ATGAAAGATTTATCCAACATCGTAGCCAAATTCAAAGTCCAAGGTACGGTAGAAGCAATCAAGCCGTTAGGAGCAGGACTTATCAATGACACATATAAAGTAAGTACCAAAGAAGCAGATACTCCCGATTATGTTCTGCAACGCATCAACCATGCTATTTTTCAGAACGTAGAAATGCTTCAATCCAACATTGCCGCTGTCACAGGACATATCCGTAAAAAATTGACAGAAGCAGGAGAATCGGATATCGACCGCAAAGTGCTGTCCTTCCTCAAGACAGAAGAAGGCAAAACTTATTGGTTTGACGGTGAGAATTACTGGCGTATGATGGTATTCATCCCACGTGCCAAGACTTATGAAACGGTGAATCCTGAATATTCAAACTATGCCGGAGAAGCTTTCGGTAATTTCCAAGCCATGTTGGCAGATATTCCCGAGACTTTGGGTGAGACTATCCCCGACTTCCACAATATGGAATTTCGCTTGAAGCAACTACGCGATGCCGTAGCTGCCGATGCTGTCGGACGAGTGGCGGAAGTGCAATATTTTCTGGACGAGATAGAAAAGCGTGCGGACGAAATGTGCAAAGCAGAACGCTTATACCGGGAAGGCAAACTCCCCAAACGGGTATGCCACTGCGACACAAAGGTGAATAACATGATGTTCGATGAAGATGGCAAAGTGCTCTGTGTCATCGATTTAGACACGGTTATGCCTAGCTTTATATTCTCTGATTACGGTGATTTTCTTCGTACAGGAGCCAACACCGGAGATGAAGACGATAAAGACCTTGACCGCGTAAACTTCAATATGGAAATATTCAAAGCATTTACGAAAGGCTATCTGAAAGGTGCCAAGTCATTCTTGACACCGATTGAGATAGAAAATCTTCCTTATGCTGCCGCTTTATTCCCCTATATGCAATGTGTACGCTTCTTGGCTGATTACATCAATGGAGATACTTACTACAAGATTAAATATCCGGAACATAATCTGGTTCGTACCAAAGCACAGTTCAAACTACTCCAAAGCGTGGAAGCGCATACACCGGAAATGACAGCATTCATCAACGAGTGCTTGAATAAATGA
- a CDS encoding glycoside hydrolase family 2 TIM barrel-domain containing protein, which translates to MGIFSLVATHVMADNTPKPYWQDIQVVAVNKEYPRSSFMTYDNRNDAMSGKFERSRYYRLLNGTWKFFFVNSYKDLPDHITDPNTSTDSWYDIQVPGNWEVQGHGVAIYTNHGYEFKARHPQPPILPEATPVGVYRREIDLPADWDGRDIYLHLAGAKSGVYVYINGKEVGYSEDSKNPAEFLINPYVKPGKNVLTLKIFRWSTGSYLECQDFWRISGIERDVFLYSQPQAALKDFRVTSTLDDSYKNGIFGLNVDLRNRKKEAANLTLVYELLDAQGKVIATEEKTAYVPTNEVRTLSFDKRLTDVDTWTSEHPNLYKLLMTVKENGKVNEIIPFHVGFRRIEIKPIEQKAANGKPYVCLFINGQPLKLKGVNIHEHNPATGHYVTEELMRRDFELMKQHNLNSVRLCHYPQDRRFYELCDEYGIYVYDEANIESHGMYYDLRKGGTLGNNPEWLKPHLDRTMNMFERNKNYPCVTFWSLGNEAGNGYNFYQTYLWLKEADKNIMARPVNYERAQWEWNTDMYVPQYPGTNWLEKTGKNGSDRPVVPSEYAHAMGNSTGNLWGQWQAIYKYPNLQGGYIWDWVDQGILQKDKNGREYWAYGGDFGVNMPSDGNFLCNGLVNPDRGPHPAMAEVKYVHQNVGFEATDAASGKFKITNRFYFTNLKKYQIHYSIVTNGKTIRGGKVSLDIAPQAFKEFTVPVNGLKAQPGTEYFVNFSVTTTEPEPLIPVGYEIAYDQFRLPILAEKRTYKVSGPALSTSAQGDELIASSSKVNFVFNKKSGLVTSYQVDGTEYFKDGFGIQPNYWRAPNDNDYGNGAPKRLQVWKQSSKDFQVTDAHMTTENKVVSLKVTYLLAAGNLYVVTYKIYPSGVVNVHAKFTSTHMQVAETEVSEATRMATFTPGSDAARKAASNLEVPRIGVRFRLPARMNNVQYLGRGPEENYIDRNHGTLVGVYKTTADKMYFNYVRPQENGHHTDTRWIALSPDKGNGLAIVADSLIGFNALRNSIEDFDSEEALPHPYQWNNFTPEEVANHNEKAARNVLRRMHHVNDITPRDFVEVCVDMKQQGVGGYDSWGARPEPFHQIPANREYNWGFTLVPVRSANQANEAAQYDYQ; encoded by the coding sequence ATGGGAATATTTTCCCTGGTAGCAACCCATGTCATGGCCGATAATACCCCAAAGCCTTATTGGCAGGACATACAGGTAGTAGCAGTAAACAAAGAGTATCCCCGTTCTTCGTTTATGACGTATGACAATCGTAACGATGCCATGAGCGGCAAATTTGAACGGAGCAGATACTATCGGTTATTAAACGGAACATGGAAGTTCTTTTTTGTAAATTCTTACAAGGACCTTCCCGATCACATTACGGACCCCAACACCAGTACAGATTCATGGTATGATATCCAAGTACCCGGCAATTGGGAAGTGCAAGGACATGGAGTAGCCATCTATACCAATCACGGCTACGAATTCAAGGCACGTCACCCACAGCCACCGATCTTACCGGAAGCCACCCCTGTCGGAGTATACCGCCGAGAGATCGACCTCCCGGCTGACTGGGACGGACGGGATATTTATCTGCATCTGGCAGGAGCCAAATCCGGCGTATATGTATATATCAACGGCAAAGAAGTGGGATATAGCGAAGATTCCAAAAATCCTGCCGAGTTCCTTATCAATCCGTATGTGAAGCCGGGCAAGAACGTACTTACGTTGAAAATCTTCCGTTGGAGCACCGGTTCTTATCTCGAATGTCAGGACTTCTGGCGTATCAGCGGTATTGAGCGTGACGTGTTTCTCTACTCGCAACCCCAAGCTGCCCTTAAAGATTTCCGGGTAACATCAACTTTAGATGACAGTTACAAGAATGGTATTTTCGGCTTAAACGTAGACTTAAGAAACCGTAAAAAAGAAGCAGCCAATCTGACGTTAGTTTATGAATTGCTGGATGCACAAGGAAAAGTGATCGCCACCGAAGAGAAAACAGCTTATGTTCCTACGAATGAAGTACGTACACTCTCTTTCGACAAAAGACTGACCGATGTAGATACATGGACATCGGAACATCCGAACCTGTATAAGTTATTAATGACGGTAAAGGAGAATGGTAAAGTAAATGAGATTATACCTTTCCATGTCGGCTTCCGCCGTATTGAGATAAAGCCGATTGAACAGAAAGCCGCTAACGGCAAACCGTATGTCTGCTTATTTATCAATGGACAACCGTTGAAACTGAAAGGAGTAAATATCCACGAGCACAATCCGGCGACAGGACATTACGTTACTGAAGAACTGATGCGTCGTGACTTTGAGCTAATGAAACAACACAACTTAAACAGTGTCCGTCTCTGCCACTATCCGCAAGACCGCCGTTTCTATGAACTTTGCGACGAATATGGAATTTATGTGTACGATGAGGCGAACATCGAAAGCCACGGAATGTACTACGATCTCCGCAAAGGCGGCACACTGGGGAACAATCCGGAATGGTTGAAACCTCATCTGGATCGCACCATGAATATGTTCGAACGCAACAAGAATTATCCCTGTGTAACTTTTTGGTCTTTAGGAAACGAAGCAGGAAACGGATATAATTTCTACCAAACCTATTTGTGGCTGAAAGAAGCTGACAAGAATATCATGGCTCGTCCTGTAAACTACGAGCGTGCTCAATGGGAATGGAACACTGACATGTATGTTCCTCAATATCCGGGTACCAATTGGCTGGAAAAAACAGGAAAGAATGGCAGCGATCGTCCGGTGGTTCCTTCCGAATATGCACACGCTATGGGTAATTCCACCGGTAATCTGTGGGGACAATGGCAGGCTATCTATAAGTACCCGAATCTTCAAGGCGGATATATTTGGGACTGGGTGGACCAAGGTATCCTACAGAAAGATAAGAACGGAAGAGAGTATTGGGCTTACGGTGGTGACTTCGGTGTAAATATGCCCAGTGACGGCAACTTCCTCTGCAACGGTCTTGTGAATCCCGACCGCGGTCCGCATCCAGCAATGGCCGAGGTGAAGTATGTGCATCAGAATGTAGGCTTTGAAGCGACAGACGCTGCATCCGGTAAATTCAAAATTACCAATCGCTTCTACTTCACGAATCTGAAAAAGTATCAGATCCATTATAGCATCGTTACCAATGGCAAGACTATAAGGGGTGGAAAAGTATCTCTGGATATTGCTCCGCAAGCATTCAAGGAGTTCACAGTACCGGTAAACGGTTTGAAAGCTCAACCGGGAACTGAATATTTTGTCAACTTCAGTGTGACAACTACAGAACCGGAGCCATTGATTCCTGTCGGATATGAAATAGCATACGATCAATTCCGGCTCCCCATCCTGGCAGAAAAGAGAACATATAAGGTTAGCGGACCTGCCTTGAGTACATCCGCACAAGGAGACGAGTTAATAGCATCCTCCTCAAAGGTGAATTTCGTCTTTAACAAAAAGAGCGGATTGGTTACCTCTTATCAAGTAGACGGGACAGAATACTTCAAAGACGGATTCGGCATCCAACCCAATTACTGGCGTGCTCCTAATGACAATGATTATGGAAACGGTGCTCCTAAACGTTTGCAAGTATGGAAACAGTCGAGCAAGGATTTCCAGGTGACAGATGCCCACATGACTACGGAAAATAAAGTCGTTTCATTGAAAGTAACTTATTTATTAGCCGCAGGAAATCTGTATGTCGTTACCTATAAGATTTATCCGAGCGGAGTGGTAAACGTACATGCTAAATTTACCTCTACCCATATGCAAGTTGCCGAAACAGAAGTTTCAGAAGCTACCCGCATGGCTACCTTCACGCCCGGAAGTGATGCTGCCCGCAAGGCAGCTTCCAATTTGGAAGTTCCTCGTATCGGTGTGCGTTTCCGCCTGCCTGCCCGGATGAATAATGTACAATATTTGGGCCGTGGTCCGGAAGAGAATTATATCGACCGCAATCATGGCACTCTCGTTGGGGTATATAAAACAACGGCTGATAAGATGTATTTCAACTACGTTCGTCCGCAGGAAAACGGTCATCACACGGATACTCGCTGGATTGCTTTATCTCCGGACAAAGGTAACGGACTGGCTATTGTGGCAGACAGTCTTATCGGATTCAATGCTTTACGCAATTCCATTGAGGATTTCGATTCGGAAGAAGCCCTGCCCCACCCCTACCAATGGAACAACTTCACTCCGGAAGAAGTTGCCAATCACAATGAGAAAGCCGCCCGCAACGTATTGCGAAGAATGCATCACGTCAACGACATCACTCCCAGAGATTTTGTGGAAGTCTGCGTTGATATGAAACAACAGGGAGTCGGCGGTTACGACAGTTGGGGAGCTCGTCCCGAACCGTTCCACCAGATTCCGGCCAACCGCGAATACAACTGGGGATTCACGCTGGTCCCTGTTCGTTCGGCCAACCAAGCTAATGAAGCAGCCCAATACGATTATCAATAA
- a CDS encoding YitT family protein, whose product MKTAIPRPSKQSIVREAKDYVMIAIGMILYGIGWTVFLLPNDITTGGVPGIASIVYWATGFPVQYTYFTINFLLLLLALKLLGLKFCIKTIFGVFTLTFFLSVIQKLAAGISLLHDQPFMACVIGASFCGGGIGVAFSYNGSTGGTDIIAAIINKYRDITLGRVVLICDMIIISSSYFVLKDWEKVVYGFVTLYICSSVLDQVVNSARQSVQFFIISNKYEEIGKCINKYPHRGVTIINASGFYTGREVKMLFVLAKKRESPIIFRLIKDIDPNAFVSQSAVIGVYGEGFDHIKVK is encoded by the coding sequence ATGAAAACAGCTATTCCGAGACCTTCCAAGCAAAGCATTGTCCGCGAAGCTAAAGATTATGTAATGATTGCCATCGGCATGATTTTATACGGTATCGGTTGGACAGTTTTCCTGCTTCCTAACGATATCACTACCGGAGGAGTACCAGGTATTGCTTCTATTGTATATTGGGCTACCGGCTTCCCCGTCCAGTACACGTATTTCACCATCAACTTTCTCTTGCTGTTGCTGGCTCTCAAGCTTCTAGGTCTGAAGTTCTGTATCAAAACCATTTTCGGTGTATTCACCCTGACCTTTTTCCTATCCGTCATACAAAAGTTGGCGGCAGGCATCAGTCTGCTTCATGATCAACCATTTATGGCATGTGTTATCGGAGCATCCTTCTGCGGCGGTGGTATCGGCGTCGCCTTTTCGTACAACGGAAGCACCGGTGGAACAGATATTATCGCGGCTATTATTAACAAATACCGAGACATCACATTAGGGAGAGTTGTCTTAATTTGTGACATGATTATTATATCATCTAGTTATTTTGTCTTAAAAGACTGGGAAAAGGTGGTATATGGATTCGTAACTTTATATATTTGCAGTTCCGTACTCGACCAGGTAGTGAATAGCGCCCGACAGTCCGTGCAGTTCTTTATCATATCCAATAAATATGAGGAAATAGGAAAATGCATCAACAAATATCCACACCGCGGAGTGACAATAATCAACGCGAGCGGTTTCTATACGGGACGTGAAGTGAAGATGCTGTTTGTATTAGCAAAGAAAAGGGAATCGCCTATCATATTCCGGTTGATAAAAGACATAGACCCGAATGCTTTTGTTTCGCAAAGTGCGGTTATCGGAGTTTATGGAGAAGGATTTGATCATATTAAAGTAAAATAA
- a CDS encoding Gfo/Idh/MocA family protein, with protein sequence MMKKLFTIAAVGLTLLTCQTSCTSQQKVQEGFAPIQVETPARPAGQKDVIQLTVPPIDTVRVGFIGLGMRGPGAVARWTHIPGTKIVALCDLSAERVEKSQEILKKAGLPEAASYSGSEDAWKQLCERNDIDLVYIATDWKHHAQMGVYAMEHGKHVAIEVPAAMTLDEIWQLINTSEKTRKHCMQLENCVYDFFELTSLNMAQQGVFGEVLHVEGSYIHNLEDFWGAYWNNWRMDYNRKHRGDVYATHGMGPACQVLNIHRGDRMKTLVAMDTKAVNGPAYIKKKTGEEVKDFQNGDQTSTLIRTENGKTMLIQHNVMTPRPYSRMYQIVGADGYASKYPIQEYCLRPSQVDSDDVPNHENLNAHGSVPADVRKALMDKYKHPIHVELEETAKKVGGHGGMDFIMDYRLVYCLRNGLPLDMDVYDLAEWCCMADLTRLSIENNSAPVEVPDFTRGGWNKVQGYQHAFVK encoded by the coding sequence ATGATGAAAAAACTATTTACAATCGCAGCTGTCGGCCTGACTTTGTTAACCTGCCAGACAAGCTGCACCTCTCAGCAAAAGGTTCAGGAAGGATTCGCTCCTATCCAGGTAGAAACTCCCGCCCGCCCTGCCGGTCAGAAAGATGTTATCCAGCTCACAGTTCCCCCCATTGATACTGTACGTGTGGGTTTCATCGGACTGGGAATGCGCGGTCCCGGTGCCGTGGCACGCTGGACACACATTCCGGGAACCAAAATCGTAGCGTTGTGCGACCTCTCTGCGGAACGTGTGGAGAAATCGCAGGAAATCCTGAAAAAGGCAGGATTGCCCGAAGCGGCCTCTTACAGCGGCTCGGAAGATGCCTGGAAACAACTTTGCGAACGGAATGATATCGACCTTGTATATATAGCAACCGATTGGAAGCATCATGCACAGATGGGTGTTTACGCCATGGAACATGGCAAACACGTGGCCATCGAAGTGCCTGCCGCCATGACATTGGACGAGATCTGGCAATTGATCAACACTTCCGAAAAGACCCGCAAGCACTGCATGCAGTTGGAAAACTGCGTATACGACTTCTTCGAACTGACTTCGTTGAATATGGCACAGCAAGGTGTTTTCGGTGAAGTGCTTCATGTGGAAGGCTCGTACATCCACAATCTGGAAGATTTCTGGGGTGCATACTGGAACAACTGGCGCATGGATTATAACCGGAAGCATCGTGGTGATGTATATGCCACTCACGGCATGGGCCCGGCTTGCCAGGTTCTTAATATCCACCGTGGCGACCGCATGAAAACATTGGTGGCCATGGATACAAAAGCGGTCAATGGTCCGGCTTATATCAAGAAAAAGACCGGAGAAGAGGTGAAAGACTTCCAGAACGGTGACCAGACTTCCACATTGATCCGTACGGAAAACGGCAAGACGATGTTGATCCAGCACAACGTAATGACTCCGCGTCCTTACAGCCGTATGTATCAGATTGTGGGTGCTGACGGTTATGCAAGCAAGTATCCGATTCAAGAATACTGCTTGAGACCTTCACAAGTTGACTCCGACGATGTGCCGAATCACGAAAACCTGAATGCACACGGTTCCGTACCTGCCGATGTCAGGAAAGCCTTGATGGATAAATACAAACATCCTATTCACGTCGAACTGGAAGAGACTGCCAAGAAGGTAGGCGGACACGGTGGTATGGACTTCATCATGGATTATCGTCTGGTATACTGCTTGCGGAATGGTCTGCCATTGGATATGGACGTTTACGACCTGGCGGAATGGTGCTGTATGGCCGATCTTACCCGACTTTCTATCGAAAATAATTCGGCTCCGGTTGAAGTGCCCGATTTCACCCGCGGAGGATGGAACAAGGTGCAGGGATATCAACACGCTTTTGTAAAATAA
- a CDS encoding M60 family metallopeptidase, translated as MKHIYNYLTFFLCLFTMTVYTGCKDDEEELVAKQFEIDGSELNKEIDFRSTTISIPVKTNMRVSEWSVNSNQKWVTAFQQKDEIILSVLDSKLADERTAKVTVTSEVVDVNYTITLTQYGINDVQFKNDTRVPILSAIADASNGEGWNIEKTFDGIKDPALTQHDGYHFHSPWGGTDFPFHITYTVDPNKQIDYFIYYPRNGNGNFGEFSVSVLPAGKEDNEQNYVDVGSFDFKCASGTITGISGILTKGIMADKVKFTIQSGLGNFVSCGEMEFYEKTNYRDMNAPILNVFTDLTCSELKPDVTDEAIEALTSNTLKRVAKALKNNTYDEWEKNFRIREYEAYSDNKYWADRIQTKKYSDLDNPTGIYVKKDEELMVLVGAIPEGQQVSLQCIWEEGGVKQDFDHQNPNAQNYAQTAVSGDKYSLVEGVNMLKMNGQGQLFIMYNVQGEGLKEHPAPVKIHIPLGRGIVNGFFDLKEHKTDAQYAELLSKATHKYFCVRGERMMFYFHRLKMLDAAPTEILSAIHLWDNILKWEQEMSGVEKYRQDGYYNNHMFAISPEGSYMWASDYRIAFVYTYLKNILLYDNVMAAEDNAWGPAHEMGHVHQYAINWPGSTESSNNLFSNYVIYRLGKYKSRGRGLDYMAKSVYGDGRAWYNMGSSTHQNEDTEVHMRMNWQLWLYYELCKGTAENPTIWPKIFEIMRTTYKDIPESDPGRRQMAFVKAVCDATQEDLTEFFETWGFFKPVSESIDQYGTFEYTVSKSMIAETKQYIKNKNYPKAAPIQYIEDRKREFFSEGDYRFKEVGDVGYYTTFKDNVQISKTPTYTEKASTQGKAISISNGEQAVAFEVRKQETGSNGEKIMGDMVYFSNSFEFFVPRTVSIAGCGIYAVQADGKRIPMEKK; from the coding sequence ATGAAACATATATACAATTATCTGACTTTCTTCTTATGTCTCTTTACCATGACCGTTTACACAGGCTGTAAAGACGACGAAGAAGAACTCGTAGCCAAGCAATTTGAAATTGACGGAAGCGAACTGAACAAAGAAATCGACTTCCGCAGCACCACCATCTCAATACCCGTAAAGACTAACATGCGTGTAAGTGAGTGGTCTGTAAATTCCAATCAAAAATGGGTAACTGCATTCCAGCAAAAGGATGAAATCATTTTATCTGTCCTGGACAGCAAATTGGCAGACGAACGTACCGCCAAAGTCACTGTTACATCAGAAGTTGTTGATGTCAACTACACTATTACCCTGACACAATATGGTATTAATGACGTTCAGTTTAAGAATGATACCAGAGTTCCTATCCTCAGCGCCATTGCAGATGCAAGCAATGGCGAAGGGTGGAACATCGAAAAAACATTCGATGGCATAAAGGACCCTGCCCTGACACAACATGACGGATATCATTTCCATTCGCCATGGGGAGGAACCGACTTTCCATTCCACATAACATACACGGTTGATCCCAATAAGCAGATCGACTACTTTATCTATTATCCGAGAAATGGAAATGGAAACTTCGGGGAATTCAGCGTCAGCGTACTACCCGCAGGCAAAGAGGACAACGAACAAAATTATGTTGATGTCGGAAGCTTTGACTTCAAGTGTGCCTCTGGTACAATTACCGGAATTAGCGGTATTCTGACCAAAGGTATTATGGCTGATAAAGTAAAATTCACGATTCAAAGTGGATTAGGTAACTTTGTAAGTTGCGGAGAAATGGAATTCTATGAAAAGACCAACTACCGTGACATGAATGCTCCTATACTGAATGTGTTCACCGACCTGACTTGTTCTGAGTTGAAACCCGACGTCACGGATGAAGCTATCGAAGCGTTGACAAGCAACACTTTGAAACGTGTAGCGAAAGCTCTTAAAAACAATACGTACGATGAATGGGAAAAGAATTTCCGTATCCGCGAATACGAAGCATACAGCGACAATAAATATTGGGCCGACCGAATACAGACTAAGAAATATTCTGATTTGGACAACCCGACGGGTATCTATGTGAAAAAGGATGAGGAGCTGATGGTTTTGGTCGGTGCGATACCTGAAGGACAGCAAGTCTCACTGCAATGTATATGGGAAGAGGGTGGAGTCAAACAAGACTTCGACCACCAAAACCCGAATGCGCAAAACTATGCCCAAACAGCAGTCAGCGGAGACAAATACTCATTGGTAGAGGGTGTGAATATGCTGAAGATGAATGGACAAGGACAGCTCTTCATCATGTACAATGTGCAAGGAGAAGGATTGAAAGAACATCCGGCTCCGGTCAAGATCCATATTCCACTGGGACGTGGTATTGTCAATGGTTTCTTCGACCTGAAAGAGCATAAGACGGATGCCCAATATGCGGAATTGTTAAGCAAAGCAACCCACAAATATTTCTGTGTGCGCGGTGAACGGATGATGTTCTACTTCCACCGTCTCAAAATGCTGGATGCAGCTCCTACAGAAATCTTGTCCGCAATTCATCTTTGGGATAATATTCTGAAATGGGAACAAGAAATGAGTGGGGTCGAAAAATACCGTCAGGACGGATATTACAATAACCACATGTTTGCCATATCTCCGGAAGGAAGCTACATGTGGGCATCAGACTACCGCATAGCTTTCGTCTATACCTACCTGAAAAATATTCTGCTCTACGACAACGTTATGGCAGCAGAAGATAACGCATGGGGACCGGCACACGAAATGGGGCACGTTCATCAATACGCCATCAACTGGCCGGGTTCTACGGAATCAAGCAACAACTTGTTCTCCAACTACGTTATCTATCGTCTGGGCAAGTACAAATCACGTGGACGTGGTCTGGACTATATGGCAAAATCGGTTTATGGAGACGGACGCGCATGGTATAACATGGGCAGTTCTACACACCAAAACGAAGATACCGAGGTACACATGCGTATGAACTGGCAACTTTGGTTATACTACGAATTATGTAAGGGAACTGCAGAGAATCCGACTATCTGGCCGAAAATATTCGAAATCATGCGTACCACATACAAAGATATTCCGGAAAGCGACCCGGGCAGACGCCAAATGGCATTTGTAAAAGCTGTATGTGATGCCACTCAGGAAGACTTGACGGAATTCTTCGAAACATGGGGATTCTTCAAACCTGTAAGTGAATCTATCGATCAGTATGGCACGTTCGAATATACGGTTAGCAAATCGATGATCGCAGAAACCAAGCAGTATATCAAGAACAAAAACTATCCGAAAGCCGCTCCGATCCAGTATATCGAAGACCGTAAGCGGGAATTCTTCTCTGAAGGTGATTATCGCTTCAAGGAGGTAGGTGATGTGGGTTACTATACTACATTCAAAGATAATGTACAGATAAGCAAGACCCCGACTTACACAGAAAAAGCTTCAACGCAAGGAAAAGCAATCAGTATCAGCAACGGAGAACAAGCGGTAGCTTTTGAAGTAAGGAAACAAGAAACCGGCAGCAACGGGGAAAAGATTATGGGTGATATGGTTTACTTCTCCAATTCTTTCGAATTCTTTGTTCCGCGCACCGTCTCTATAGCAGGTTGCGGCATTTACGCCGTACAAGCGGACGGAAAACGCATACCGATGGAAAAGAAGTAA